The Gemmatimonadota bacterium genomic sequence GCTCAGGCTGGTTCAAACCCAATAGGTTCGCCGCGCAACTCGTGACCTCTAACTCGATCTCGTTCGGCCCCGGCAGCACGAGATCGGTAAGGTCGAACGTGTAGGGGCGCCAGAGGCGCGGTGCGAGACGATGCCCGTTGACAATCAGTGCTGCCACTGCGGCGACCTCCTCTGCATGAGCCCAGACGCGGCTCCCCAGTGGCGGCAACTCGCATCGCCAGTGGTACCGGGCTGTGCCTGTGTAGTTTGGAAAGCCCGCCTCAGCCCATGACCCGGGGCCGAGACGCCCTCGTGTCTTGACCAGGCACCCGTCGTCCACGCAGAAATCGCCACGGATCGCTGTGAGTGGCGGCGTGTGAGGCCCATCCCATCCGGGTGTGCGGCTCCGGAACGTGACCACATTCTCGCCCGGCACGACCAGAGCACGGATGTCTGCCCGCAGGTTGCGCCAATCCCAGATCCGCGCCCGCTCGAAGTCGGTGAGCGGATGTTCGTTGAGCTCGAGATGAAACGCTTCGGTCAGATCCTCGGTCACGATCTCGACCGGCTCCGCACCTTCCTCGATTCGGAAGGTCCACTTGAGCTCATACTCGTCGCCGGGCTGAACCGCACATGTGGCGGGGAAGTGCAGTCCGTCAAGGTACTGCCACTCCTCGGCGTCGGACGTCCGGACCTGCCAGGCGGCGGCCAGTAAATTCGCCTCGAGGAGTGAGAACTCGGCCTCGCCCAACACCAGCTCTTGCGTCCAGCTCTGCTCCGGTCCCCGGCTGGCGCAGACCGGCCCGTCGGTCCGGGCTGCAATAAGCGTCTGGAACGGAGCCAGGTCAACGTTCGCGTCGATACTCCCGGCGTCCCCTGTTTCGGGATCGAGGACTGTGTTGACGTCGGCAGGCAAGGGCACGGACACGCGCTCCGTTCCCTGGTTGTAGAGGAACAGCAGCGGCTCGCCGTCGAACACCCGCCGACTTGCCCGCACGGAGGACGGCATCTCGGGCAGGGCCCGGAATTCGCGTGGAATGACGGCATCGAGGGCATTCCTCAGCGGGTCCCGGGCGTCGGGTGGCAGGTCGTTGCTCACGATCCAGGTCACGCGATCCCGGCCGAAGAGATGTGTGCCCGTCCCCTCCTGGAGTGCGGCGGCCGCTTCACGCCCCTCGTTGTCCGGCAGCGCCGAGAGATGATCGGTCACTCGTTTGAGGAGCGCGGGATCGCCTTCCGCCCAGCCGGGTACGCTGTTGACGAAGACCGTGCGTCCCCCGGCTTCCAGGAAACCTGCCAGCTTCTCTGCGATCTTCCGAGTCAGGCAAGTGACGTTTGGTAAGATCAGCAGTTCATACTCAGCCTCGGCGGTCAGAACGGTCCCATGGTCCACGTTCGCAGAAGCCAGGACGTCCTCGAAGAGGTAGTCGTAGTCGACCCCGAGTTCCAGGAGCAGGTTTGTCACAGCAAGGAAGGCTTGCTGCATCGCCTCGAAGGTAGGCGGTCCCGGGACTCCCCGGGCCAGGTCTTCCGCACTACCCGCCCACTCACAGAACGCTGTGGTGATCGGGTGCAGTACGGCGACCTTCCCGGTGGACCGTGACAGAGCCAGCGTTTGGCAGATACGCGCGACATAGTCGCCGAACGTCCGATAGAACGGCCAGAACGGATTCTGGTGGCCGTGTGAGGGTGGATACCCGCCCGGCAGCACCTTGCGCATGCCGGCGATTGAGTAGTAGGCGCCCATGTACTGCAGGAGGTTGACACCGCCCAGGGCGAGCTTGTCGAAGATGATCTTCATCTGCTCGGGCGTGAGTTCCCAGCCGCTGCCCGTGTAGGTTTCGCAGAGCAGTCGGTCGCGTCCGAGCTGGCGGATGGCGGACCCCCCGCTCTTAGCGGCGACCATGAAGTGGTCGGCCTCGTGGTTCAGTCG encodes the following:
- a CDS encoding glycosyl hydrolase → MPLSNDFIEQFATPGDDYRPHIMWFWNAPLEEDEVRRQVRDFRDAGILNFYIHPMYGFPVDYLSEEMFEAIGWAVDEARKHGMRFWIYDEYNWPSGAAGGYLIRDNPDRRMLVVTSDDQASEHGPQDDHAAWQCVDESGKATVFHETPQNGVCPFAQWSPFCWGQEGYGDVSDPETVRAFIELTHEAYRSRFPGELGKTIAGLFTDEVSYCLAGSYGESERPLPWTHGMRETFLERHGYDVAAHLPSLLANVGDYRRIRCDYWHYLTGRLESAYYRQCAEWCREHGLTLTGHLSGEELFRHNILFFGDFYRCLRWLDIPGIDAIFPRLNHEADHFMVAAKSGGSAIRQLGRDRLLCETYTGSGWELTPEQMKIIFDKLALGGVNLLQYMGAYYSIAGMRKVLPGGYPPSHGHQNPFWPFYRTFGDYVARICQTLALSRSTGKVAVLHPITTAFCEWAGSAEDLARGVPGPPTFEAMQQAFLAVTNLLLELGVDYDYLFEDVLASANVDHGTVLTAEAEYELLILPNVTCLTRKIAEKLAGFLEAGGRTVFVNSVPGWAEGDPALLKRVTDHLSALPDNEGREAAAALQEGTGTHLFGRDRVTWIVSNDLPPDARDPLRNALDAVIPREFRALPEMPSSVRASRRVFDGEPLLFLYNQGTERVSVPLPADVNTVLDPETGDAGSIDANVDLAPFQTLIAARTDGPVCASRGPEQSWTQELVLGEAEFSLLEANLLAAAWQVRTSDAEEWQYLDGLHFPATCAVQPGDEYELKWTFRIEEGAEPVEIVTEDLTEAFHLELNEHPLTDFERARIWDWRNLRADIRALVVPGENVVTFRSRTPGWDGPHTPPLTAIRGDFCVDDGCLVKTRGRLGPGSWAEAGFPNYTGTARYHWRCELPPLGSRVWAHAEEVAAVAALIVNGHRLAPRLWRPYTFDLTDLVLPGPNEIELEVTSCAANLLGLNQPELFLKGKAATARRERQAAGLLTPVSIRW